The proteins below are encoded in one region of Bosea sp. BIWAKO-01:
- the infB gene encoding translation initiation factor IF-2, with translation MSDTKNPGDKTLTVSPPKTLTLKRPIEQSTVRQSFSHGRSKQVVVEVKRRVGGPEVKEAPVARAPQPAVQPAAPRPVVPQPAPAAPKPSGMLLRTLSDDEKDARQRALSDSRARELDERRQAEEEARQRALVAERERAEREAALARQREEEERRRQEDEQKRRAEVAARQRDDAQAARPAAPQQPRDQAPAPAPSAPPQQQAQPSQPSTYAPAARPASGPREFGAARPQMRDVGARPPRLDSRPARVDAPRPPRAGDPSAPAEPAVVRPARQAPSAGAPRSRPDDGEARPAFRRPGGAPGAANRGAPTPAPKTPKAGEKPRGRLTLSTATGGDDERTRSVAAFRRRVQRMTGHRASDVAKERVMREVIIPETITIQELANRMTERGVDVIRLLMKQGAMHKITDVIDADTAQLVAEEMGHTVKRVAESDVEEGLFDTPDTDEMLTQRPPVVTIMGHVDHGKTSLLDAIRQTHVVTGEAGGITQHIGAYQVTTPTGSKVTFIDTPGHAAFTAMRARGAKVTDIVVLVVAADDGVMPQTVEAINHAKAAKVPLIVAINKIDKPDANPDRVRSELLQYEIQVETLGGETLEIEVSAKTGKNLDRLLEAISLQAELLDLKANPDRAAEGTVIEAKLDRGRGPVATVLVQRGTLRTGDIVVAGSEWGRVRALIGDTGAQIKEAPPSLPVEVLGFNGTPEAGDRVAVVESEARAREITDYRERQKRDRIAARGGGSGAGRSLAEMMRDLKEGAGRKEFPLVVKGDVQGSVEAIVGTLEKVGNDEVRARVLQSGVGGITESDITLAQASGAAVIGFNVRAHKEAREAAERAGVEIRYYNIIYNLVDDVKAAMSGLLAPTLRETMLGNAQILEIFNVSKVGKIAGCRVTDGTIERGANVRLIRDNVVVHEGKLSQLKRFKDDAKEVVAGQECGMSFENYQDMRAGDVIECYRVEEIKRTL, from the coding sequence ATGAGCGATACCAAAAACCCGGGCGACAAGACTTTGACGGTCAGCCCTCCGAAGACCCTGACGCTGAAGCGGCCGATCGAGCAGAGCACGGTTCGGCAAAGCTTCTCGCATGGGCGCTCGAAGCAGGTCGTCGTCGAGGTCAAGCGCCGCGTCGGTGGGCCCGAAGTCAAGGAAGCGCCGGTGGCTCGCGCGCCGCAGCCCGCGGTGCAGCCTGCTGCCCCGCGTCCGGTCGTGCCTCAGCCGGCTCCCGCAGCTCCGAAGCCGAGCGGCATGCTTCTGCGCACCCTCTCGGACGACGAGAAGGATGCGCGTCAGCGCGCCCTGTCCGACTCGCGAGCCCGTGAGCTCGACGAGCGCCGTCAGGCCGAAGAGGAAGCCCGCCAGCGTGCGCTTGTTGCGGAGCGCGAACGGGCCGAGCGCGAGGCAGCCCTTGCCCGCCAGCGCGAGGAAGAAGAGCGCCGTCGTCAGGAAGACGAGCAGAAGCGTCGCGCCGAAGTCGCCGCTCGCCAGCGCGATGACGCCCAGGCCGCTCGTCCGGCAGCCCCCCAGCAGCCGCGTGATCAGGCCCCGGCCCCGGCCCCATCCGCTCCGCCGCAGCAGCAGGCGCAGCCGTCCCAGCCTTCAACCTATGCTCCCGCCGCACGGCCCGCATCCGGCCCGCGCGAGTTTGGTGCTGCACGTCCGCAGATGCGCGACGTCGGTGCACGTCCGCCGCGGCTCGACTCGCGTCCTGCGCGGGTCGACGCGCCGCGTCCCCCCCGTGCCGGTGATCCGAGCGCTCCCGCAGAGCCGGCGGTCGTCCGTCCGGCCCGCCAGGCCCCCTCGGCCGGCGCCCCGCGCAGCCGTCCCGATGACGGTGAAGCCCGGCCGGCGTTCCGTCGTCCTGGCGGCGCTCCTGGCGCAGCCAATCGCGGTGCGCCCACTCCTGCCCCGAAGACGCCCAAGGCCGGTGAGAAGCCGCGTGGCCGCCTGACGCTCTCGACCGCTACCGGCGGTGATGACGAGCGGACACGGTCGGTTGCAGCCTTCCGCCGCCGCGTCCAGCGCATGACCGGGCACCGTGCCTCGGACGTCGCCAAGGAACGCGTGATGCGTGAGGTGATCATCCCCGAGACGATCACCATCCAGGAACTCGCCAACCGCATGACCGAGCGTGGCGTCGACGTCATCCGCCTGCTGATGAAGCAGGGTGCGATGCACAAGATCACCGACGTGATCGACGCCGACACTGCTCAGCTCGTGGCCGAGGAAATGGGCCATACCGTCAAGCGCGTCGCCGAATCCGACGTGGAAGAAGGCTTGTTCGATACGCCCGACACCGATGAGATGCTGACGCAGCGTCCGCCGGTCGTGACGATCATGGGCCATGTCGACCACGGCAAGACCTCGCTGCTCGATGCGATCCGCCAGACTCATGTCGTGACCGGCGAAGCTGGTGGCATCACTCAGCATATCGGCGCCTATCAGGTGACGACGCCGACCGGCTCGAAGGTGACCTTCATCGATACCCCCGGCCACGCCGCCTTCACGGCGATGCGTGCGCGCGGCGCCAAGGTGACGGATATCGTCGTTCTCGTGGTGGCGGCCGACGACGGCGTGATGCCGCAGACGGTCGAGGCCATCAACCACGCCAAGGCGGCCAAGGTTCCGCTGATCGTGGCGATCAACAAGATCGACAAGCCCGACGCCAATCCGGACCGCGTGCGGTCCGAGCTGCTGCAATACGAGATCCAGGTCGAGACGCTGGGCGGCGAAACGCTGGAAATCGAGGTTTCGGCCAAGACCGGCAAGAACCTCGACAGGCTTCTCGAGGCCATTTCGCTGCAGGCTGAACTGCTCGATCTCAAGGCCAACCCCGACCGCGCTGCCGAAGGCACCGTGATCGAGGCGAAGCTCGATCGTGGCCGCGGCCCGGTTGCCACCGTGCTCGTCCAGCGCGGCACGTTGCGCACCGGCGACATCGTCGTGGCCGGCTCGGAATGGGGCCGGGTGCGCGCTCTGATCGGCGACACCGGCGCCCAGATCAAGGAAGCGCCCCCGTCGCTCCCGGTCGAGGTTCTCGGTTTCAACGGTACACCTGAGGCCGGTGACCGCGTCGCGGTCGTCGAATCCGAAGCGCGGGCCCGCGAGATCACCGATTACCGTGAGCGCCAGAAGCGCGACCGCATCGCGGCACGTGGCGGTGGATCGGGCGCAGGCCGCTCGCTCGCCGAAATGATGCGCGACCTCAAGGAAGGCGCCGGCCGCAAGGAATTCCCGCTTGTCGTCAAGGGCGACGTGCAGGGTTCGGTCGAGGCCATCGTCGGCACGCTCGAGAAGGTCGGCAACGACGAGGTGCGCGCACGCGTGCTTCAGTCCGGCGTCGGCGGCATCACCGAATCCGACATCACGCTCGCCCAGGCTTCGGGCGCGGCCGTGATCGGCTTCAACGTGCGTGCCCACAAGGAAGCGCGCGAGGCGGCCGAACGGGCCGGCGTCGAAATCCGCTACTACAACATCATCTACAACCTCGTGGATGACGTGAAGGCGGCGATGTCGGGCCTGCTGGCTCCGACGCTGCGCGAAACCATGCTCGGCAATGCCCAGATCCTCGAGATCTTCAACGTCTCGAAGGTCGGCAAGATCGCCGGCTGCCGCGTCACCGACGGCACGATCGAACGCGGCGCCAATGTCCGCCTGATCCGCGACAATGTCGTGGTTCACGAGGGCAAGCTCTCGCAGCTCAAGCGCTTCAAGGACGACGCCAAGGAAGTGGTTGCCGGCCAGGAATGCGGCATGTCCTTCGAGAACTATCAGGACATGCGCGCTGGCGACGTGATCGAGTGCTATCGCGTCGAGGAGATCAAGCGGACGCTGTGA
- the rbfA gene encoding 30S ribosome-binding factor RbfA gives MARPAKPSGPSQRQLRVGELIRHALAEMLARGDIHDDVLAKHVITVPEVRLSPDLKLATAYIMPLGGNDIAPVLKALDGHKRYIRGEIAHRVNLKYAPDIRFRQDESFSEAERIDALLDSETVRRDTLRQPLKIDQDDHHDDE, from the coding sequence ATGGCAAGACCAGCAAAACCCAGCGGCCCCTCGCAGCGACAACTGCGCGTCGGCGAACTCATCCGTCACGCACTGGCCGAGATGCTAGCCCGCGGCGACATTCACGACGACGTGCTGGCGAAGCATGTCATCACCGTGCCGGAGGTGCGGCTCTCGCCCGATCTCAAGCTCGCGACGGCCTACATCATGCCGCTCGGCGGCAATGACATCGCGCCGGTCCTAAAGGCGCTCGATGGCCACAAGCGCTACATCCGGGGCGAGATCGCCCATCGGGTGAACCTGAAATACGCGCCTGATATCCGCTTCCGGCAGGATGAGAGCTTCTCGGAGGCCGAGCGCATCGATGCGCTGCTCGATTCCGAGACGGTGCGCCGCGACACGCTGCGCCAGCCCCTGAAGATCGACCAAGACGACCATCATGACGACGAATAG